A window of the Mesotoga prima MesG1.Ag.4.2 genome harbors these coding sequences:
- a CDS encoding NifB/NifX family molybdenum-iron cluster-binding protein → MGKLIAIGTNDGFKLNEDHFGQSRYYDIYELDERKCAIKVEARPNPYYENHKHAEVDEILQVIGDCPVWIGAAMGKGSLKKLAEMNYEPVVLEPMTIDEALKAYLNEQKYDGKHKAVR, encoded by the coding sequence ATGGGAAAGCTAATCGCAATCGGGACCAATGACGGTTTCAAACTGAACGAGGACCACTTCGGGCAGTCAAGGTACTACGACATCTATGAGCTAGACGAAAGAAAGTGCGCCATTAAGGTTGAAGCAAGGCCGAATCCCTATTATGAGAATCATAAGCATGCCGAGGTTGACGAGATCCTCCAGGTCATCGGCGACTGCCCAGTCTGGATCGGCGCAGCCATGGGAAAGGGATCGTTGAAAAAACTTGCCGAGATGAATTACGAGCCGGTGGTTCTGGAACCCATGACGATCGACGAGGCACTGAAGGCGTATCTCAATGAGCAGAAATACGATGGCAAGCACAAGGCAGTTCGCTGA
- a CDS encoding radical SAM protein: MLFLSHVYGVVPSRRLGRSLGVCTIPFKTCNYACVYCQLGRTTNMTNTRQTFYPPEEILSEARRFIEAHGEESFDVVTVVGEGEPTLYKPLDAIVRGLREMTGKPLVLITNGSLLFDRELVEEIKDFDIVMPTLDAKDEESFKRINRPFGKLTYEKVYKGLLDFSKEFKGEIWLEVMLIKDYNDSDGFLRELKKKIDQIKPARVYINVPARPPAESGIEVPSESAIEFARTLLNAESIENLPVSSFTTSEKEALDAVIEIIKRHPMSDKDIRSFVESQFKEESVTGLLKRLAENPNVEKKTYHGNNFYRYVLATRRSGG, from the coding sequence GTGCTTTTTTTGAGTCATGTATATGGGGTTGTCCCTTCAAGAAGGCTAGGAAGATCTCTGGGGGTTTGCACTATACCTTTCAAGACGTGCAATTACGCTTGTGTCTACTGCCAGCTGGGAAGAACGACGAATATGACAAACACGAGACAGACCTTCTACCCGCCTGAGGAGATTCTCTCAGAAGCCAGGAGGTTTATCGAGGCGCACGGTGAAGAGTCGTTCGACGTTGTGACGGTTGTCGGAGAGGGCGAGCCGACCCTCTACAAACCGCTGGATGCTATAGTGAGGGGTCTTAGAGAAATGACGGGAAAGCCGCTGGTTCTTATAACCAACGGCTCTCTTCTATTCGATAGAGAACTGGTGGAAGAGATAAAGGATTTCGATATTGTGATGCCCACGCTCGACGCGAAAGATGAGGAGAGCTTCAAAAGAATAAACAGACCTTTCGGGAAGCTGACTTATGAAAAGGTCTATAAAGGTCTGCTGGATTTCTCGAAGGAGTTCAAAGGGGAGATCTGGCTTGAAGTGATGTTGATAAAGGATTACAACGACAGCGATGGCTTCCTGAGGGAGCTAAAGAAGAAAATCGATCAGATTAAGCCGGCCAGAGTGTATATCAATGTGCCTGCAAGGCCTCCCGCAGAAAGCGGCATAGAAGTGCCTTCAGAATCGGCGATAGAATTTGCGAGGACTCTTCTTAATGCAGAGAGCATCGAGAACCTGCCAGTCAGCAGTTTTACTACTTCTGAGAAAGAGGCGCTGGATGCAGTGATAGAGATCATCAAGCGTCATCCAATGTCGGACAAGGACATAAGGAGCTTTGTTGAGTCGCAGTTCAAGGAGGAGTCGGTCACGGGTCTTCTGAAGAGGTTGGCCGAGAATCCGAATGTCGAGAAGAAGACTTATCACGGAAATAACTTTTATAGATACGTCCTGGCAACAAGGCGATCGGGAGGATGA
- a CDS encoding DUF362 domain-containing protein: MPWVREDLCTGCTLCLKSCPVDGAIVMQGGKAHINNSLCTRCGDCFSACPVNAIRPNSENSSLRAGGGGYGIGRGAGIGRGRGLGRGMGGGRRGGR, from the coding sequence TTGCCTTGGGTACGTGAAGATCTATGCACCGGCTGCACTCTTTGTTTGAAGTCCTGCCCTGTGGATGGAGCTATAGTGATGCAGGGAGGCAAGGCACACATAAACAACAGTCTTTGCACCAGGTGCGGGGACTGTTTCAGCGCATGCCCCGTGAACGCCATAAGGCCTAACTCCGAGAATTCTTCTCTTCGAGCGGGTGGGGGAGGATACGGCATAGGACGTGGAGCCGGCATCGGCCGAGGAAGAGGACTTGGACGAGGTATGGGAGGAGGAAGACGGGGAGGTCGCTGA
- a CDS encoding transporter substrate-binding domain-containing protein, whose product MKSSIPKKVVFSIILVLFLSSIALAQPITFLVNPDYDPFSYLEEGHLKGFLVDLIGSLESETGIDVEMKPVKFDEALEMLQGEGSYCIPSLVFTTQRKALYQWAGPVAITNTYLYTTEELSGEFKSLEDARNANSVGVVSEYYSHKLLEGQGFDNLIVFEDEGSLLEALLEGEIELAPFNSAVLQELLKREQASYSPVSTVVIDLDMTYLGFSKEVPTEIVDAFQKALDGLKTSGSFSELYSEWFPGQPVPGIYTFLTEEYPPVTFRGEDGEPTGFVTEMVKEILRRNDMSAEILIVPWSLGYELASNLPNVFLFSMDQTEQRKENFEWIGPVGKNTAYLYGRKDTPATDLESAKRVDAIGTTTNWWTEQLLKEMGFENLVSSLDPLDTVAQLVEGETDLAVFTDLTVAELADEAGYSIDDLEALVELQTNYFYIAASKGTNLGLILNFQKTLNEMKRDGSFEETIREFVPNMLVTSLLWNSSQLDVKGLRTSMNTLSVGEIATMELQENGSTGYVWDVKITNPNVVSLIYEGSIFEGKFLDDSELVGAPYNVKWVFEAKQPGETVVIFSLRRPWESVHPIQTFAINIIVE is encoded by the coding sequence ATGAAATCTTCTATTCCCAAGAAAGTCGTTTTCTCCATTATTCTTGTCCTTTTTCTCTCATCAATTGCGCTGGCTCAGCCAATTACCTTCCTCGTGAATCCCGATTACGATCCCTTCAGCTACCTTGAGGAAGGCCATCTGAAGGGCTTCCTCGTCGATCTGATCGGATCGCTTGAAAGCGAAACGGGCATAGATGTCGAGATGAAGCCCGTCAAATTTGACGAAGCCCTCGAGATGTTACAGGGCGAAGGGAGTTACTGCATTCCCTCTCTTGTCTTCACGACACAGAGGAAAGCTCTTTATCAATGGGCGGGTCCCGTTGCCATAACGAACACTTACCTCTACACGACCGAGGAACTTTCGGGTGAATTCAAATCACTCGAGGACGCCAGAAACGCAAACTCCGTCGGTGTGGTAAGCGAATACTATTCCCACAAACTGTTGGAGGGGCAGGGATTCGACAACCTTATCGTTTTTGAAGACGAAGGGTCGTTGCTTGAAGCCCTTCTTGAAGGAGAGATCGAACTGGCGCCTTTCAACTCGGCAGTTCTCCAGGAACTTCTCAAAAGGGAACAAGCCTCTTATAGTCCCGTATCGACAGTCGTGATCGACCTGGATATGACATACCTCGGTTTCTCGAAGGAAGTCCCGACTGAAATCGTAGACGCATTCCAGAAGGCCCTCGACGGGCTCAAGACATCCGGCTCCTTCTCCGAGCTCTACAGCGAATGGTTCCCCGGACAGCCCGTTCCCGGCATCTACACCTTCCTGACCGAAGAGTACCCGCCGGTAACCTTCAGGGGCGAAGACGGAGAACCGACGGGCTTCGTGACCGAAATGGTAAAGGAGATCCTACGCAGAAACGACATGTCTGCCGAGATCCTTATCGTTCCATGGTCCCTCGGTTATGAACTGGCCTCGAATCTGCCCAATGTCTTCCTATTCAGCATGGACCAGACCGAGCAGAGAAAGGAAAACTTCGAGTGGATCGGACCGGTAGGAAAGAACACCGCTTACCTCTACGGCCGCAAAGACACTCCAGCCACAGACCTCGAGTCAGCAAAGCGAGTCGACGCCATAGGTACGACGACGAACTGGTGGACCGAACAGCTCCTAAAGGAAATGGGCTTCGAGAACCTCGTTAGCTCTCTCGATCCTCTGGACACCGTCGCGCAACTTGTCGAAGGCGAGACCGATCTCGCGGTCTTCACAGACCTTACTGTAGCAGAACTGGCAGATGAAGCAGGCTACAGCATCGACGACCTGGAAGCTCTTGTGGAGCTCCAAACAAACTACTTCTACATCGCGGCTTCAAAGGGAACGAATCTCGGACTGATTTTGAACTTCCAGAAGACTCTCAACGAAATGAAGCGAGATGGAAGCTTCGAAGAGACAATCAGAGAATTCGTGCCAAACATGCTCGTGACATCCCTGCTCTGGAATTCCTCCCAGCTCGATGTAAAGGGTCTTCGAACCTCCATGAACACCCTCTCTGTAGGAGAGATAGCCACCATGGAACTCCAGGAGAACGGCTCGACCGGTTATGTCTGGGACGTGAAGATTACCAATCCAAACGTCGTTTCGCTGATCTACGAGGGCTCGATCTTCGAAGGGAAGTTTCTTGACGATTCAGAACTCGTTGGAGCTCCCTATAATGTCAAGTGGGTATTCGAAGCCAAACAACCCGGAGAGACAGTTGTCATATTCTCCCTAAGGCGCCCCTGGGAGAGCGTTCATCCAATACAGACCTTTGCGATAAACATAATAGTCGAGTAA
- a CDS encoding ATP-binding protein: MDIRLAEKMAVIITTDIGFRKWESVFYGDKLTSAIIERLGHHCHLISSRIELQI; encoded by the coding sequence ATTGATATAAGACTCGCTGAGAAAATGGCAGTGATAATAACTACAGACATTGGATTCAGAAAATGGGAAAGCGTATTCTACGGCGACAAACTGACAAGCGCAATAATTGAAAGACTAGGTCATCATTGTCATTTGATTTCTTCTCGGATAGAGTTGCAGATTTAA
- a CDS encoding alpha/beta fold hydrolase: MENLRMHGDPPFRVVVAHGGPGAAGGVAPLARELGKKRGIVEPYQTKKTVSGQIEELRETVEKYCSPPVILLGHSWGAWLVFLFAAKYSDLVNRIILISSGPFEQHYASGIMNTRLNRLGAKEKARVEELMSLLSNAELKDREMLSEFRKLMAKTDHFDLLEDAERVEVNIDAEIYKSVWTEASEMRSSGELLESGKKIRCPVLAVHGDFDPNPAEGVEIPLSRIIKDFKFRLLERCGHMPWMEKHAREEFYRIVEAEFEEA; this comes from the coding sequence ATGGAAAATCTCAGAATGCACGGCGATCCTCCATTCAGAGTTGTAGTCGCTCACGGAGGGCCAGGAGCGGCCGGAGGAGTCGCGCCTCTTGCGAGAGAGCTGGGGAAGAAGCGGGGGATTGTAGAGCCCTATCAGACAAAGAAGACAGTATCCGGACAAATAGAGGAATTGAGGGAGACTGTCGAGAAGTATTGCTCTCCTCCGGTTATTCTTTTGGGACATTCTTGGGGTGCATGGCTCGTCTTCTTGTTTGCGGCAAAGTATAGCGATCTTGTGAATAGGATAATACTCATAAGCAGCGGTCCTTTCGAACAGCATTACGCTTCTGGTATTATGAATACTCGCTTGAACCGTCTTGGCGCAAAAGAAAAGGCTAGAGTCGAAGAGCTCATGAGCCTCTTGAGCAATGCAGAACTTAAAGATAGAGAAATGCTATCTGAATTCAGAAAACTCATGGCAAAGACAGACCACTTTGATCTTCTCGAAGATGCAGAAAGAGTAGAAGTCAATATTGATGCAGAGATATACAAGAGCGTTTGGACTGAGGCCTCAGAGATGAGAAGCAGCGGAGAGCTTCTCGAGAGTGGCAAGAAAATTCGCTGTCCCGTCCTTGCAGTCCATGGCGATTTCGACCCCAATCCTGCAGAGGGTGTTGAGATCCCGCTTTCAAGGATAATCAAAGATTTCAAGTTCAGGCTTCTGGAAAGATGCGGCCACATGCCCTGGATGGAAAAACATGCCAGAGAAGAGTTCTACAGAATTGTAGAAGCCGAGTTCGAAGAAGCATAG
- a CDS encoding MGH1-like glycoside hydrolase domain-containing protein — MKIFKNGNLMAVTDERGIIDCESEKAAGLYLEDTRFISRIILKASIYLKRLHVDFSWDRIEVIYLGRSRPEVPHFDILLSETLRVEGNTLYAEMTVRNYSLEEVQLTFNYEISCAFEDIFTIRGENDAYSGLETSRTVSASSLNSLEYESDYEKDVIENSLPSLSLKLRPGQSATVSGKLRLSKAVKKEEIFKDMLSERPVGNLQLTRNVNQIGESEIGDLKMLMIPTVYGDFPGAGLPWYATVFGRDSLVFGLQTVDLLPEITRNILKIHSLLQSCEEETHSEAQPGKIVHETRLNELSLSGRLPFERYYGTIDATLLFIMLSQRYYRRTGDLDFMKSIEKNIMAAAKWIDEYADPDNDGYVEFAPSGGGLVNQGWKDSADSVNFADGRFAEPFLALVEVQGYLYEAFKCLEKLVVLFDKQEMASLYASKAAILKINFNRDFWLENESYFATALDKNKTPVDSITSNPEHCLMIGIVDEDKADALADRLFSEDMYTGWGIRTLSSKMKRYNPFSYHNGSVWPHDNSLILLGLINYGFSEKAKRLASDLLRAKEKYRDNRLPELFSGLSSSETAGSLLEYPASCSPQLWSIGTLFVISSVVAPDSA; from the coding sequence GTGAAGATCTTCAAGAACGGAAATCTCATGGCAGTTACCGATGAAAGAGGGATTATAGACTGTGAGAGCGAAAAGGCGGCCGGCCTTTATCTGGAAGATACCCGCTTCATATCCAGGATAATTCTGAAAGCCTCGATTTACCTCAAGAGACTCCATGTAGATTTCTCATGGGATCGAATAGAAGTTATCTATCTGGGAAGGTCAAGGCCCGAAGTTCCTCATTTCGATATCCTTCTGTCTGAAACCCTACGTGTGGAAGGAAACACGTTGTACGCAGAAATGACGGTAAGAAACTATTCGCTTGAAGAGGTTCAGCTGACTTTCAATTACGAAATCAGCTGCGCCTTTGAAGATATCTTCACGATAAGGGGAGAGAACGATGCTTACAGTGGGCTGGAAACGTCCAGAACGGTATCTGCTTCTTCACTCAACAGCCTCGAGTATGAAAGCGACTACGAAAAGGATGTCATAGAAAACTCGCTACCCTCGCTCTCTCTAAAGCTCAGGCCGGGGCAAAGCGCGACGGTCTCGGGTAAACTGAGATTGAGCAAGGCCGTGAAGAAAGAAGAGATCTTCAAGGATATGCTTTCAGAGAGACCTGTGGGGAATCTCCAGTTGACTAGGAACGTCAATCAAATAGGCGAAAGTGAAATTGGAGATCTGAAGATGCTTATGATTCCGACGGTCTATGGCGATTTTCCAGGCGCAGGACTTCCATGGTACGCCACCGTCTTCGGAAGGGACAGCCTAGTCTTCGGGCTACAGACAGTCGATCTTCTTCCAGAGATCACGAGGAACATACTGAAGATCCATTCTCTTCTCCAGAGCTGTGAAGAAGAGACTCATTCCGAGGCTCAGCCGGGAAAGATTGTCCACGAGACCCGCCTGAACGAGCTTTCTCTGTCAGGAAGATTGCCTTTCGAAAGATACTACGGAACGATCGATGCGACCCTTCTCTTCATAATGCTATCTCAAAGGTACTACCGGCGAACAGGTGATCTTGACTTCATGAAATCTATCGAGAAGAACATCATGGCAGCCGCAAAGTGGATCGACGAATATGCCGACCCCGATAACGACGGATATGTCGAATTTGCTCCTTCTGGCGGCGGACTCGTGAATCAGGGCTGGAAGGATTCTGCCGATTCGGTGAACTTTGCAGACGGCAGGTTTGCCGAACCGTTCCTTGCCCTCGTAGAGGTTCAGGGCTATCTGTACGAAGCTTTCAAATGCCTCGAGAAGCTCGTTGTTCTCTTTGACAAACAAGAGATGGCCTCTCTTTATGCTTCGAAAGCGGCAATTCTGAAGATCAATTTCAACCGTGATTTCTGGCTCGAAAATGAGAGCTACTTCGCTACGGCTCTCGACAAGAACAAAACTCCGGTAGATTCGATAACCTCTAACCCCGAACATTGCCTTATGATTGGAATAGTGGACGAAGACAAAGCAGATGCTCTGGCAGACAGACTCTTCTCAGAGGATATGTACACAGGCTGGGGAATAAGAACTCTCTCGAGCAAGATGAAGCGCTACAATCCCTTCTCGTACCATAACGGAAGCGTCTGGCCGCACGACAACTCACTGATTCTGCTTGGGCTTATCAATTACGGCTTTTCCGAAAAGGCAAAGAGGCTCGCCTCAGATCTCTTGAGAGCGAAGGAAAAGTATCGTGACAATCGCCTCCCCGAACTCTTCAGCGGTCTCTCCTCATCTGAAACAGCCGGGAGTCTTTTGGAATATCCCGCAAGTTGTTCCCCTCAGCTCTGGTCAATTGGAACGCTCTTTGTGATTTCAAGTGTTGTGGCGCCTGATTCGGCCTGA
- a CDS encoding S9 family peptidase, with amino-acid sequence MSDRYLTIEEQLSLPIVNNPVISPDGKKLAYILKRADWNTNKYLQTVVVYDAAIKTALHVSNDEFDCSLPDWSPDSKKLAFLQKTGGENKNDVMIFDFEEKRTFKLLTFENDISQIKWSRKNDGLYLVAASPESDELKKRKENYGEFEYIDEEPKNSSLFFIHLSRAMKKYSSRFELPKDMRSEETLFDKLTDEKEFHVSSISLSPDGNYVALMAPPTSDVNDFDEARVMLIDSERKLKELPFKHPRGFVFSPDSKELAVVVPDGEDPWMDNGAIEIVDLSNLSKERINVEDDLNVELVSWTERGFFVSWIENSTISLGLLDMNGHLERLTDQDELVLASSVTYDGEHIATAMGTNAEPLEIYLNGKKITKTAVSYPERKRVMKERISWKSYDGTEIHGVLNLPEDFDSSKRYPLVVLVHGGPTWTALAAMITSSYYPVEQLVSKGVLVLEPNYRGSEGYGRDFRKLNYRNLGVGDYEDVVSGVDHLIEKGFVDKDLVGVMGWSQGGYISAFCATYGNRFKAASVGAGISNWVTYHVNTDIHQFCHRYLGNNPWEDPQIYELTSPMTYIKNASTPTLIQHGGSDTRVPPPNAFELYQGLREMNVPVRLVIYKGMGHVADKPGLHRAIMRQNLAWFSHYLLDEPLEEALMLKQSEIEKTEEK; translated from the coding sequence TTGAGCGACAGATATCTCACGATTGAAGAGCAGCTTTCGCTTCCGATCGTAAACAATCCGGTCATTTCGCCCGATGGAAAGAAACTTGCCTATATACTGAAGCGCGCCGACTGGAACACAAACAAGTATTTGCAAACAGTTGTGGTTTATGATGCAGCAATTAAGACCGCTTTGCATGTCTCGAACGATGAGTTCGACTGCTCTCTTCCCGACTGGTCTCCCGATTCAAAGAAACTTGCATTTCTACAGAAGACCGGCGGCGAAAACAAGAACGACGTCATGATCTTCGATTTCGAAGAGAAGCGAACGTTCAAGCTGCTGACTTTCGAAAACGACATTAGTCAGATAAAGTGGAGCAGAAAGAACGACGGGCTTTACCTGGTTGCCGCCTCTCCTGAAAGCGATGAACTGAAAAAGAGGAAGGAGAACTACGGTGAATTCGAATATATAGACGAGGAACCGAAAAACAGCTCTCTTTTCTTCATTCATCTCTCACGAGCGATGAAGAAGTATTCTTCGAGGTTCGAACTGCCCAAGGATATGAGATCTGAAGAGACCCTTTTCGACAAACTGACAGATGAGAAGGAATTCCATGTTTCTTCGATCTCTCTTTCTCCGGACGGCAATTACGTGGCACTCATGGCTCCGCCAACAAGCGACGTCAACGATTTCGATGAAGCCAGGGTCATGCTTATCGACAGCGAAAGAAAACTGAAAGAACTACCCTTTAAGCATCCGAGAGGCTTCGTCTTCTCTCCTGACTCGAAGGAACTCGCCGTCGTGGTGCCAGATGGAGAAGACCCCTGGATGGATAACGGTGCTATCGAGATTGTAGATCTCTCCAATCTCTCAAAAGAGCGGATCAACGTCGAAGACGATCTGAACGTTGAACTGGTCTCATGGACAGAGAGGGGCTTCTTCGTAAGCTGGATCGAGAACAGCACAATTAGCCTTGGCCTTCTGGATATGAACGGCCATCTCGAACGTCTGACAGATCAGGACGAGTTGGTTCTGGCCTCCAGCGTTACCTATGATGGTGAACATATAGCCACTGCTATGGGGACCAATGCGGAGCCTCTTGAAATCTATTTAAATGGAAAGAAAATCACGAAAACCGCCGTTTCCTACCCGGAGAGGAAAAGGGTGATGAAGGAACGGATCTCCTGGAAAAGCTACGACGGTACGGAGATACACGGTGTCCTCAACCTTCCAGAAGATTTCGACAGCTCCAAGAGATACCCGCTCGTCGTGCTTGTACACGGCGGTCCGACATGGACGGCCCTAGCGGCGATGATCACGAGCAGCTACTATCCTGTGGAGCAGCTTGTGTCCAAAGGAGTGCTCGTACTTGAGCCGAATTACCGGGGCAGCGAAGGCTACGGGAGAGACTTCAGAAAGCTGAATTACAGAAACCTGGGTGTTGGAGATTACGAAGACGTGGTTAGTGGCGTCGATCATCTTATCGAAAAAGGTTTTGTGGACAAAGATCTCGTTGGAGTTATGGGATGGAGCCAGGGAGGTTACATCTCGGCCTTCTGTGCGACTTACGGGAACAGATTCAAAGCCGCTTCGGTGGGAGCCGGAATATCCAACTGGGTTACCTATCACGTTAACACCGATATTCATCAATTCTGTCACCGCTACCTAGGCAACAACCCCTGGGAAGATCCTCAGATATATGAGCTGACATCGCCGATGACTTACATTAAGAATGCTTCGACACCTACCCTCATACAACACGGCGGCTCGGACACGAGGGTTCCACCACCGAACGCCTTCGAGCTTTATCAGGGGTTGAGAGAGATGAACGTTCCCGTAAGGCTGGTGATATACAAGGGAATGGGGCACGTCGCAGACAAGCCCGGTCTCCATAGAGCGATAATGAGACAAAATCTCGCCTGGTTCAGTCACTATCTACTCGACGAACCGCTCGAAGAGGCGTTAATGCTTAAACAGTCAGAGATTGAGAAGACCGAAGAGAAGTAA
- a CDS encoding DUF5050 domain-containing protein has translation MKITFLPHSRLGKWGFSLSLAFILLLFAQIQFSLIPLPVFSVMALGVAGFVLSIIAFIKRDRALGTLLSIIIGAVIIFVFGSILVMSTDLFKGFPVAKDYLEKAEGNDMSGDGMNLGDISQSGEQIFFVEKNRLYTINIDWTNRREVTDSPVSSIFLSGDWIYFTNDRDVSNLYRMKKDGSEQMKLSEDNVAHFYVLGDHIAYSTKKTLAEFNEIKKEALNTEDATVESDVGTLYMMKTDGSKKIALCKVSLEPGRVMISEEWIYFEDYQKLCKVRIDGSDYTVISEKGRLGFVENGWVYFISVLDPETRAYDDLEICRMKKDGSEITVLSSVNKVSSSCFDNGWFYYVLHSEKGLYRMRPDGSERERLNKINIWQFDGVAGNWMYITDYAGPRYRVKLDGSVGTRIN, from the coding sequence ATGAAGATTACCTTCCTTCCTCACTCTCGATTAGGCAAGTGGGGCTTCTCTCTGAGTCTGGCCTTCATCCTTTTGCTCTTTGCCCAAATACAGTTCTCATTGATTCCTCTGCCAGTCTTCTCTGTTATGGCTCTAGGAGTGGCCGGCTTTGTCTTATCTATCATCGCTTTTATAAAGAGAGATAGAGCATTGGGAACACTGCTTTCCATAATTATCGGAGCCGTTATTATCTTCGTCTTTGGATCGATACTGGTCATGTCTACCGACCTCTTCAAAGGTTTTCCCGTTGCGAAGGACTACCTGGAGAAGGCGGAAGGAAACGATATGTCCGGAGACGGAATGAATCTCGGAGATATTTCGCAGTCAGGAGAGCAGATCTTTTTCGTAGAAAAGAACAGGCTGTACACCATAAACATCGACTGGACGAATCGCAGAGAGGTAACGGATTCTCCGGTCAGTTCTATCTTTCTTTCCGGTGACTGGATTTACTTCACAAACGATCGCGATGTGAGCAACCTGTATAGAATGAAGAAGGACGGAAGCGAGCAAATGAAACTGAGTGAGGACAATGTCGCTCATTTCTACGTTCTAGGTGATCACATTGCCTATAGCACGAAGAAAACGCTGGCCGAGTTCAACGAAATAAAGAAGGAAGCGCTAAATACAGAAGACGCAACAGTGGAAAGCGATGTGGGGACACTATACATGATGAAAACAGACGGCTCGAAAAAAATCGCGCTCTGCAAAGTCTCCCTGGAGCCGGGCAGGGTAATGATATCCGAAGAGTGGATATACTTCGAAGACTATCAGAAGCTGTGCAAAGTAAGGATCGATGGATCAGATTACACTGTGATCTCTGAAAAGGGGAGGTTGGGTTTCGTTGAGAATGGTTGGGTTTACTTCATATCGGTTCTCGATCCAGAAACTCGAGCTTATGATGATCTTGAGATCTGCCGTATGAAGAAAGACGGATCCGAAATTACGGTTCTCTCCTCTGTGAACAAAGTTAGCAGCTCTTGTTTCGATAACGGTTGGTTCTATTACGTTCTCCATTCAGAAAAGGGTCTGTACCGAATGAGGCCAGATGGATCGGAAAGAGAGAGACTCAATAAAATAAACATCTGGCAATTCGACGGTGTAGCCGGAAACTGGATGTACATTACTGACTATGCCGGCCCCAGGTATCGCGTCAAGCTAGATGGCTCGGTAGGCACCAGAATAAACTGA
- a CDS encoding SGNH/GDSL hydrolase family protein, which yields MNTVVCIGDSITYGRVGVSYFEMLKSEFGGKYRFINSGINGNLSYDVLKRIDGVTSLKPDIAVLLVGTNDVWATYSEKTMKAYIRKNRLPERPSKESYARNFAEILQRLKTASIAHIGVMSLPLITEEPEHILFKRSVEYSELIKKITSQMDLCYIDLNERQRDYLTKNKKSPSSGREVSWEFTLRIIFKHILLRKSWDALSQENGFLLTVDHVHQNSTGAALIKDCASEFLKRL from the coding sequence ATGAATACTGTTGTCTGTATTGGAGATAGTATCACCTATGGCCGCGTGGGTGTGAGTTACTTCGAGATGCTGAAAAGCGAATTCGGGGGAAAGTATAGGTTTATTAACAGTGGAATAAACGGAAATCTTTCTTACGACGTTCTCAAGAGAATCGACGGAGTAACCAGTTTGAAGCCAGATATTGCTGTTCTCCTGGTAGGAACAAACGACGTGTGGGCGACCTACTCAGAAAAAACCATGAAAGCCTATATCAGAAAGAATAGACTACCCGAGAGACCTTCAAAAGAGAGCTATGCCAGAAACTTCGCTGAAATCCTGCAAAGGCTCAAGACCGCTTCCATTGCTCATATAGGAGTGATGTCGCTTCCTTTGATTACAGAAGAACCCGAACATATTCTCTTCAAGAGAAGCGTGGAATACTCTGAACTGATTAAGAAGATAACTTCTCAGATGGACTTGTGCTATATAGATCTCAATGAACGTCAACGTGATTATCTGACAAAGAATAAGAAAAGTCCTTCTTCAGGGCGGGAAGTCTCCTGGGAATTCACATTACGGATCATCTTCAAGCATATCCTATTAAGAAAGAGCTGGGACGCACTATCGCAGGAAAACGGATTTCTGTTGACGGTAGATCATGTTCATCAAAACAGCACGGGAGCAGCTTTGATCAAAGATTGTGCCTCGGAGTTCTTGAAAAGGCTTTAG
- a CDS encoding helix-turn-helix domain-containing protein, with amino-acid sequence MILAKNGFISGDVYGDLAKYKSSYLEGDFINHLAVHKSGKFIKSTTFHLKGEDYHYALGINYDFTYMREFSNVLENFMKVESDLQSAISEAGENKLSSIFDSCLEAVGKPIERMNKSDRLRLISLLKREKAFDFSKAVPYVSSRLNLSRYTIYKYIKEIS; translated from the coding sequence TTGATTTTAGCGAAGAACGGGTTCATATCTGGGGACGTATACGGCGATCTTGCCAAGTACAAGTCATCATATCTGGAAGGTGATTTCATAAATCATCTAGCAGTGCACAAATCCGGAAAATTCATAAAGTCAACGACCTTTCATCTAAAGGGCGAAGATTATCACTATGCGCTTGGTATAAACTATGACTTCACCTACATGAGGGAGTTTTCAAACGTTCTGGAGAACTTCATGAAGGTCGAATCCGATTTGCAGTCTGCTATAAGCGAGGCGGGAGAGAACAAGCTCTCTTCGATCTTTGACAGCTGTCTCGAGGCTGTAGGCAAGCCCATCGAAAGGATGAATAAATCGGACCGGTTGAGACTGATAAGTCTGCTCAAAAGAGAAAAGGCTTTCGACTTTTCTAAGGCAGTCCCGTACGTTTCAAGCAGGCTCAATCTATCTAGATACACGATATACAAATACATAAAGGAAATCAGCTGA